The sequence below is a genomic window from Anoplolepis gracilipes chromosome 9, ASM4749672v1, whole genome shotgun sequence.
tgtgcactaattaaaaattctttcatgaaaagaattaatttctttacgcagtttctttacgcagtttctttgcgcatcaacatccgcgtatggctctcattgccgagtatattttatcatattttatttgagtttattaaagattgcacaagtctaattaaaaaaaatttatcactacttcaaatatttatcaaaatttacaattaaaagagattccagcttaatgatatatattgtcaaataatgattttttattactcatttattttaaaaattatttataattaaagtcaACGATACAATAAATCGTACatcaaaattatgattttgacaaaatatatcacatattgatattacaatgtaatttatacttgTTAAAAATTCGCTTTTCTACAATTTCGAAAAATCTGATAATGTTAAAACATTCTACAAAACTCGATTGAAATACTTCCAATCTTCAAATTAAAACTcaatgtgttaattttttttttttaattaaaaagtttctaaaaGGTTTGattcattttgtaaaatcattaatcattTTGATGTCTTCACAGCTGACTACTATGAATATATAGCAAACACTCTATACGAGCTAGGTAAGAATCAGTTACGATCCGACGACGTAAAGCTCGCCTTGCAAAACTTTTCCAAATTTCTGGCGATGGCCAAGAGAATTCCGGATCCGGAAGGAATTTGTAACGCGCATATGGGACTAGCACTTGCATACAAGTTATGTGTAACTCAAATCTGCCTTCTAATAATGAGAaatgaatatgataaaataataaattaaattcaacacatatagaataaaaataaatgctaatttacaatttaattcgattttatatctttcttatcACGCTACTctggctctctctttctctctcttagataatttttttagataattcaCATTTATAGGAATTGAACGACGAAGTAAATACGGAAAAGCATCTCCATCTGTTTAGAAAAAATGCGGCAGAGtttaaattgatgaaaaaactCGCGGAGGCACATTACTGCACTGGCGAACATTTTCTGAGTAAGGTACGAGAGGTACATTGTATcaaactaattatattttattaaaatttcataaaaaattataagattatatgtatactagaAGAAAATATCACAGGGATAtaagtttttacattttttcaaaatcaataatttcggctttaataatttttaaatattcttttaaacgtttgttaaattaaaaataaatcgtttGCCCTTTAGAGAAGACCAGATATTGCAACTTCTCATTTGGAAAAGTCCTTTAATCTATACAACGAGCTCGGTTTGTACGATGATGTTAATAAGGTTCGAACCATCGCTGGAGTTTCAAAAGGTAATCGAtgtttcttcaaaatataaaataaaaagtgaattgacaagatttatattcattgtatattttttctaagatTCTTTTCTCGTTTAATAGGACAAGGAATCATcgatcaatatatcgatcttATACTCCGGTGCGGAGAAGATCCAACAGCGATATCGATCCTTTGCGAGTGGAAGAATCATAGAAGCATTTTTTGGACTGAGAAAACGTTACACGCCGGTAAggcaacaattaaaaaatattgtaaaagagaatttatctctcaatttttaattatttaacgatATTTTAACTCGTTgcgcaattttaaaaatgttaattatcgCGTCTgatctatattataaatctaacaaGTGCAActcattattatttcagaGGACTCGGAAAGATCTTTTACTATCGAGAACAAGGCGACAGTATCATCGCTATCTACTCTTTCAAATACCACGGTTATCGAGAAAATGTAACAGATTTGATTTAATGTGTAACTATCAAGAAGATTATATCtagatatttacaataaaaaatatatatatatatatatatactttttttataaattttcgtaTGTCGTAAACGATATTTCCATAATCGTATCAtagcaaattttaattcttgcaCTATATTGGTGTCTTTTATGAACACtacaaatataatgaatatataattttcaattatttaaagattacaaCTCgacaattacaaatttatttttaataacatggTATTAAACGCACAGAGAGAGtgatattttgtacatatacgaacagataaatatgtattctatttttatataaatgctaGTACTGcgtgtaaaaattcatatagaATAACTTAGACATACATTTCTATGTGTAAtgattatattgcaatttatgaaaaaaaacaacacAAAAGAGCCAACagacattttaataatgttaaaaaaataagacgtTTTTTAGGAGCATGTGCTGTCTGGAGTATTATGTgcgaacaattaaaataaaaatgtttaaatagatttatctgttattattgataatattgtttgacacaatatatttttgacattaattgtataattgtacacacacacactctctctctctctctctcacacacatacacgcacgcatgcacacacacatacacacaaaacTAGGTATTATCATatcaatgtaaaaagaaaattagaatgTGTATGTAGGAGAAAactagtaatttaaaattttataatgcaacTATTCATTGcgctattataatttacatatgtataaattccTTGTACGCACGGGTGCGcgaaactatatttttttagagcaatttttaaaaaaatatacacacatatataaaatatatatatatatatatatatatatatatatatatatatatatatatattatatatatatatatattattatatatatatatatatatatatatatatatatatatatatatatatatatatactgtttcTCCAGTAggtatatataagattaaaatatctaattgtaaaattaagatCTCTAAAAACTTTTGATTGTGCGAAACAATGCAAATCAACATACAGACAAGCGCGTTGTGTATTTTCGAGTAATGTATTCTACATaagaaaattcaataattttatattaaaaataaaataacattaaactTGTTACAACGTTAATGTGTATTACATACATTGATGTTGCTAACACGTGAAAATgcttatgataaaaaaactactcatttcaaaaattacatcTGTAATTTATCGTATCATTAAATCACTTGCCTTAACATTTAATTGATGATCGCgtgtatcataataattaaagacaatTCGTTCGCGGGGCAAATCGTCAGTTTAtgtttagtaatttttataatctgtaTCACACGAATTTCACTCAATATTTTAAGGCAAGGGATTAACTTATCGTTAACTCTacaggaaatatatatttattacacattaattattatcaattaacgTTGTGTGTATATAGCTGGATgggtgtatgtgtgtgcgtgtataacatttctgtcaaattttttttgcatttttataaacaaaaaattttgaaaattttaatttaacaccATCATTTCATTGATGAGTCAATTAGctcttctttatattaaaacctTGTGTAAATGGAAACTTACTGtgttatgcattatatatatatatatatatatatatatatatatatacgtataaatgaattatgtattacataaatttctaacaaatcactgtgcaattatttttacagaatCGCTAGAATTCACctacatatatcttataataataattatatgtcataTCTTATCACTATGTATAATGGTACAGACAAAAAAGAgacattctttttattctatctgtttttttaaactttagtTCTTTATATCTTACGTTTACAACACAATAAGTCCTTTCTGCTTtttaatgttgaaattttGTCAGATAGCTAGAATAGCTTGTCTACTCcatttgttatattaagaACGATATatgaagtaaatatttatattattctagtctaatttatttttaatatcaaattattttctctctcttcctcttaaataataagatttaacaTTTGATAacaaaatcttataaatttgcaattttattcaaatttgcaAGTTTCTCCAACTGaattatactaatatttataaatcatctatttttcttatttatataagaagcAAAAGTgtgaattatatttcttgaaaactTCGATATACTAAAAAACAAGTTTGTGACAACAAATATACAGCTATAAAGGGAGGTATCCAACAGAgttccctcttttttttttttttttttttttttaatcaatccaATTCTTTAAATCTGCAGAGATGATATAAattgtacacacacatacacaatcaTTTGCATAATCATATACAGCAGAACGTACATGATtgcgtataaataaatgatgacAATATAACAaagttaatttgaattaatttaatgcgaTATCATTGTCATCATCCATATCCATAATGATTGGGTCTAAAGATGGCATATCTGCGCTATTGCGTATCTCGCGCGTTATGTTCTCAAGGGTCTCTATTTCAGTATCTTGCAAGCTTTTCGTATTATTAATGTCTTCTCGTTTTTGAACTTCAGCGGCTGCAAGATCAAATACCTCTTTCAGTATCATGTTGGCCGCATCCATGGGGTTATCATTCGAGACATGATTCGAATTTTCCCGCTTTTCGCACTTGCTATTCGTTGTATTATTTTCGATTAAGTCTGCGAGGTTCTTCACGGTCTCCTCTAATTTGTCTTTCTCATTCGATCTCTCTACTGTAATTGTTTCTTCCGTGACTTTCTCGTGTTGTGCTATATCGTTATTACTATCTGTAGGAATCGTCGCACTGCTCTCGTCTTCATCGCCATCTTCCTCCTGATTAAGTTTTTTACCATTCAAAAGATTCAATTTAACAATATCTTTTGCATTATTAGGTTTGTCAACATCTATAGTCATTTCGGTTTCCATATTCTGTTCATTGCTCGTAGCTTGCTGCTTTTCTACAGTCTCGACTTTGTTTTCGTCTTCGACTGTATCCTCTAAATCTGTTTGGTCTTTTAATGTTTCTGTCTCATCAATGACGTTTAACACagttttttccttttcctccGATTCATTTATATCTTCCTTTTGAGATTTATTCGTTAAATTGCATTGCTTCATTTCtacatcttttattatttcattttcattatcgttgcaattattttttaaatcactttTGCAACTTTCACTGTGATTTTTATCATCCTCAATTACGTTGTTAATTGGTGAACTCGAATCTAGTCTACTCGTCGTTTTATTATCGTGTATCACTTCTTCGTGAAGATGTTCTTTGTCATTATTAgtctcattattaaaattttctttttctttagtaGACACTTCTGTATCATTTTCTGCAGAtacatctttattttcttctacgtCAACGTCTGTAAAcaattcaaaatgtaaaacttTAGATGTGGAAGAAACCGCCTTCGCGACAACATCTTCCTGTACATTCAATGTATCTTTATCTTCCGTCGCATCAATATCTCTGTCCATTGATGACTTTCTACGATCTTTATCCTTTATAACTTTctccataatatttttattctttgtatCTGTTTCTTTCGTATCTTCGCCCTGTTCTATTTCAACAGATGTTACTGTTTCATTTGGCATTTCGGTCGTCGATTCTATACATTGTTCAGATTCTTCCGTTATCTTTTCATCACTTTGAAGTTTCATAGATTCTTCTACGCGCAATTCACTCTCTGCGTTCAATTTGTCAATTACATTGCAGTTTTCGCTGCTCGCTTCTTTCTCCGCTTCTTTCTCCTTTGCATTTTTTCTCTGTACAGAAAAGATTTCTTCGTCATCTGTATCTGTGACATTAATAGCAATCTCTTCGGATGAATCGTCGGTATGTTTATCaattgatttgattttaattacttcTGCTTCTTTGaaactctttcttttcttatcttcTTCTGAATCGCTTCTCAACTCTTGCTTCTCCTTATTACTTGAAATAGTTATTCTTTCCAATTTTAACGAAGCTTGCATGAAATGTGTTAAACTATGTTGCACGTTTGATAACTTGGTGTCAAATTTCTTACCACATGTGTCACAAGAATAGCAATTTTTCTTAACTTCCGACGGTGCTACAGATTTCGGACTTTTAAATTCCGTCAATGCCGTTTCCATACTAGAGATAGAAGATGATCTCGTCCTTTTGGGAGtattcttttctttgtttGTACGCACACTCGAAGCGTTTTTCGACGTTCTTTTCAAATTTGTACTTTCGGAAGATGAATCATCTGTAGATTCTGAATGTACATTCGAAGTTATTCCTTCAAGAATAGTCCTCAATTTCTTTCTATCTGGCTTACTCGAGGAAGGTGATAAAAGTTTTGCGCGATTATCCAATTTCTCTCTTGATTTCAATGGAGAAATATCGGAATCCGAACTCGGATCACTGGTGCCGATTGTTCTTTTACGTCCCCGCCGCGTCAAATAAGTGGTAGACTGCTGCTCCACATCAGACGATACCTTTGCTACCTTTGCTTCATTTGCATTTTCACGTTTTCTGTTCAATCTTGTTACTTTCGTTGGCGGGCTCTCGACATCTTCGTTCTTCTCAGCATCGTTCCGCCGTTTCTTTCCttgttttgtattattgttaacAGCATTATTCCCCGACTTAGGCGTGAGATTTGTACAACTTTCAGACAATCTGTCTTCTAATGAACTGTCTTCTGATATACTGTATTTATTACCTTTATTCTTTTCAATCTTATGTTCTTTCTCGTTCTTGCACAATTTTTTGTCTAGCACGTCCGTCAAAAAGACAGTGCATAGTTTTGTTCCTGCTAAATTAGATTCCATCTGTCGCGATTTCCGTTTCAATCTGTCCTTATTTGGATCCATCGTTATCCAGCAATTTCTGCATACCGTTAGACGTGTGTGATGAAATCTGTACATATCAGTACCATTCGGAACAATATTATGACATTCGTCGCATTTCCGGATTTTTGGTTTCACGTCATTACGTGATTTAGTTTGTACATTGATTCGCCTTTTGCGATTTTTAGCACGTGACTTCTTACGTGCCATATTCTCACTATTTTCGCTATCAGAATATATTAGATCAAAGAATGTAACATCTGGAAATGTAGTAATAGTCGTTTTACGATTCACAACATCTGTATATACCTGCAATTTCAACAATACAAGTTTAACAAAGATATttgtaaagtaataaaattacaaaaaaatttatacatatatatatatatatatatatatatatatatatatattacaataagtCTTTATTACCTTTGGAAAATTTGAATAgtttatctcttttatctcTTCATTAATCAAGGCCTTCAAATTGTAAACTACTTCCTGATATATTCTCCTCAAATCATACAAAACGTCCAAGTTGTATCGACATGTCAGACATATCAGTTTTGAATTGTTGTTTTCCTTAAGCTGCAAAGAAACATGGTAAATTTATgtgttatacattattaatttatttcaaattgaattttaataaatacaacagttatattattcatttttttatgcaaaaataaaaaaaagtagagaTTTAGAAAAACTTACATCTTCATTAAAAATCTTGCGGATCTTCTGTAAAGGACTAAATACTGCACGATTGTCCTGGGTAATATCAAAGatacgattattttttacatgttcGAAGCACAAACAGCAACATGGCATTGATGTTTTGGTTTCTGGTTTTGAGGTTTTATGTGATTTCTTATACTTTTGCACAAATTTGGTACACTGATCTAATTCATACGCGCACTTGTAGCATATTTTGTTCGACAATTTGATGCTTTTCTCGTCAACCTATGATAAAAGAGCACATTTGATTCTTTCAGGGagtcattttttaactttctaatcattattcttaatttgataatcttcattcagttaattaataagtaagaaaaagaaaattgaattattttcttgataaatacACATCTTTCATCAACAAGTGAGACATGAACACTCAATAAAGTATACTGAAAATAAAGtgcatataaacatttattgcacgttttaaatataattacagatataaataaaaaaaagtagagtGTATTACGAAGAGATGTGACCGTAGGAtctaaatatacttatatacctTATTTATTGTCCGCATACGCGTTACCACAAAATGTCGGTAAAATGAGGTACAAAATGGATACGAgtctcataatttttttaagaaatattactcGTTTACCTCGTCGAATGAAGAGATGTAAAAGTTTACGCGACCTATCGCATCAAAGTTTATATGTGTAcatgcgtattttttttttcttccaacaGATATCTCTAAGGTTGGAATTATTTGACTTTCaggcgtaatattttttactaaaacgcaAGTTCCACATCTTGAACACAGATGTCGCGGTTCGTATCAACATTTCGACGTCCATACATAAATCACAGTACGCATAAAAAGcagtgtataatttaataaagttgtataataaaaaaaaaaaaaaaaaaaaaaaaaagaaaattagagtTTTCCTGTAGTTATAGAATTTCATGCACAGGACGAAATGTGGCAAATATATATCCGCCGAAATCCAACTTTGGGGAGCAGGCTATTCTAACCTACAAACCGGTTAAAGCGACTCtaacttgaacaaaaaaaagCTGAATCTTCGATAGAGATATTCATCTAGGTTATTCCCAAGATCGTACCTTTGTAGACAGACATATCTGTAGTTGTTCGACAAAGGCGTCGTAAGTGTCTGTCGTAACGTCCAGAAATACACCCTCGTCGCTCGCACACAGAAAACAATATTGGCCAGACATAACGGCACACGATACAATGATGTAATCACGCTAGCATCACAGATCCTCGGTCGCGAATGATCCCTGATGTCTGGTCCCTGGTCCCTGGTCTGGACTTCTGGACCGACGAAATTTTCTTCATACGAGCACAAAAAAGTCAAAGACACCCAGAACCAACCACTAGCTACGACAATGTTTTCACTCCTTCCACATAAATCGTACCCAGGGTCGCGCGTCGCGTGCACACGTAACCCTGTGTAGAAAAAATTGGCGGTAAACAAGTAAGGTTACAATCGACGAAAAAAACATGGCAGAGTATATACCGACCGATGCGATATATCGGCCATATCGATATAGATAGTAGCTCAAATTGTTTAATctcaaattgtttttttaattctttttcattttttttttttttttttttaacaaagattCAGACGTAGCAAGAATTTATCGTTAAAGCGACGATACTTTATCAAACTTTAGAGTCCGATGATGACTCCGAGTCATTGATCAACATATCGACATATAGAATGAACTGCTAATGACAATGGAGGGGGTAACCGCACGCGTAGAGCGAAAGGCAAAAATATGAAGTCACGTCTCcgtctttttttctaataaagtcTGACTGAtctcaaaaaaataacagtattgATGACAGTATGTCAGTTGTTGGTTTAGAGGGGATAATCGCTCTACGAGTGCGATTACCCTCCTCTCCATTGTCCTTAGCAGTCCATTCTATACGTCGATGTATCTGTCCGATAAATCGATGAGACAATGGTTTGAATTCGAATGTACATGATATATtgatctatattaaaaaaacacagaaataagatttatttaagtaaCAACACGcaagataatatacatatatattgtacaaagaTATCTCGACCTCGGATATCTATTTTTTGCAGTCATTAATTTGTTCTTTATTTCATCAGGATATCACCTTGCATTCATCCGACGAATATGACTTGTCATCAAGAGAAAGTTACATTCTCATGCTCTccattaacttttatataggATCTCCGGTAATTCGTAAAAAGTCTCTCGTGTACAGATGGAGCGAatcaaactgagcaaaaaagtcctttaccatcttgcaattttctcaataattattgagaaattaatttaaaaatatcgaccaatATATTAGCGCTCTACGAAAAGACAGCCCGCTGTCACGCGGTCGCGAAGAGACAGCTTACTGTTACACGGTTATTATGCATGCGACTAGCAACCGCGTGACAGCGGGCTGGCTTTTCTCGCCACGTGTTAATACTCAGACGAATtggtcaatatttttaattaatttctctacaATTATTCCAAAAACTCGCAAAACAATACAGAACTTTTTTCTTCAGTTTGATCCGCTCTATCTGTAGACGAAagattttttactaattaccggacatcttaTATTAagcccgtatcagactacgcattaaaaattaagattaaagattgaagattgaaatttaaccaatcaagacaaagcaattttagttccttttattctgattaatcaaattctaatcttcaattttcaattcatAGTGTGATACTGGCTCTACgctatgttttatattatctttatgacTTGTTATGGCGAATGAATCGGTTTGAAAATATCGCAAATGATACATCTTCTGGCGAAAATATGTCGATTGTGCAAATTATTTTCGCTATTCAACTAGATGCTTTCCGGATTTCCTCTTGTGTCTTGTTCGCAACTGACAAATCTTCTATTCGGTTCTTTATCCCACCGAATAAAACCCTGAACGTCTCTAACGctgatgtaaatatattcctATAACGCAAACATAGAAAAAGTTGATTAACctattattagtattacaatcaaaatcattaaatgtccttttaatttcaaaatgttttctCAAGAAAATTAAGAAGCCAATAagtttttgcaattataataattagcaattgaaaatttttgataatatgagAGTaacaaagtaatatttatcgattaattttaaatagaatttagacctaaagaaatgtaatattgacAATTGgacaatttttgataaaaaaaaaaatatttaaaaggacACGTTTTGTGTATACACAAAGTATATCTCTCTCGTAGATGATTTATCGCTCGATAGCTGGATGGACCATCACCTGACACCGTCCATCATGCTCGCAATCTGACCGGGTGGCAGTTGCATCCTCTCCTTCATGAAATCCAGGCCGACGGACACCGCGTTGTCTATCGCCCTCCATCCGGCACGCATCCCATCTTCCGCGCTGCCTAATATCGCCGCGACCGACTTGTGCGAATCCTTTGTAACCGCGTAAGCGTTGCGAAGAGCAGATGCCTCGGCGTTCGTGGCGACAACGCTCGTCGGCGCGGTAGGATCGTGCGTGCCGCACATGACGCTCAATTGCTGCAAAACAAACGGCGCAAACAGATGTCAAAGTGCTTCGCGCATcgttgcattaaaattatataggatacattatatgtacacACTTTCTCTTTGAGAATTCTAATTTAACttcacttttaatattatacatagcaTTAGAGATATACATTCCCTTTCCCCTTCCTCCCTAGCCTTTTCTGTCTCtctagatatacatatatctatatatatatatatatatatatatatatatatataaaattcttgatcttttatttattagaaatgtaCTGTCAatctaatgaaattataaatctcgCATGTACACTTCTCTGATTTCATATAAAAGCTTTACGTAAAatcaaacagaaaaaaaaattcagatcTGAAGACATAACAATTTTCTCGCAGAGCGATTTACGttgaatgatattttttgttactacATAGGCCGGATCCCGTCATCATTATACACACATGATACGCGATGCGCACGATACTCGAAGTTCTCGTGTTGATTTCGTTCGGTGTCTCAGGATCTGTCATCGTTCTGGCCGGACACTTTTGACTATAGACTCGTGACAACAATTCGGTCGAGAAGAGGTTGAGATTCGCGACTCCTAAATTTAGTTCTGCTCTCCTTCTACCTTGACAGCTTCGTGTCGCGTCGGTCAAGGACGACAACCGGCGCACGGGTCTCAATTTATACACCTTTGAGGCTTTTTATCGATCGCATCATATTGACGCGACGACGATATAAAGCGCGCGAACTATGAAACGGTACAACTAGATTGCGCGTAGACAAGCGGCAATATACGATACACAAGATATACGAGAGATGCGTCCAGATATTATAACGCAGTAAATTTCTTTCCCAGTATCATATTTTTGACGTCACATTAAACGCTAGATTCGTAAACGACGATTTGTACGATCGGCTTTTTCGGCGGCGGCACTGTCACAGATGCAGCGATGTCGCGCAATACCGCCTCCACAGCTTCCTCCCAATCTTGATCCTTTGTAACGTCACTGGAAGCGGACCATCTCAAACGTGGCATAGATATTACCGTCAATACTTTCCTGTGAAATtggcattttattaatattcattatcttttgttattaaaattaaactgaaCCCATCAGTAAACGCTAGATAttcctgaaatatttataaaatgtttctaaaaTCCAAAATGAACATCCCAAGATTATTccggaatatttaaagaatgtacagaaaatattcaaataagcacaaaatctgattttttatcattttgtatactgttctattttttatgttccataaatatatcaaaatttacactGAATGTTCCTTATTAAACATGTAAGTaatgtttatagaatattttaaatatttcacaattatttgaATGTTCTATGAACATTTCTCTACTATTCCAGGATATATACAGAACTTTTAAAATACGAACGGAATATTTTAGGAATATCTAGCGTTTACTGGatgtatttctattaattcttCTACTTTAATAAGATtctaagataataaaaaataatgctatTATCAGgtagagatatatttatctcttttatcttaaaaatgaaTCAGTTTCCAACAAATAAATCTCCTTCCATTAGCTGTtcattaatatgatttattagaCATTATGATAtcaggtataaaaaaattataatttaataataatcgctcTACTTGATTCttggaagaattaaaaagaaacaataataaataccttAGATCAGCATGTAGCGCGGACATATCGCCGCCTGCTTGTTCGCCGAGTTTCCTGAGAGTTTCAGCTAATGGACCACTCAGTCTTTGCAGCCTTCTCCAAGACTGAGCGTATTGTCGTCTAACGAGTTCGATGATGGTGCTAGTCAGTGCTAAGCCGACCAAGATGTACAAAGTACATAATAAAGTGTATTTGGGCTTCTCTGAAAGCAAACAAACATTGTGCGGTTGGCATAATTAGAATAGAGTCCGTGcataaatatagatacaaaTTACTCATTTTCATCGGCATATACTTCGATTTTTAATAGCAAAGAtctgtttattattatcaacttAACCGATCAATATAATTGCTTTTGCATTTCGTTGTTCTTTTAATCgttagattaaaattacacACTAACatttctgtgtgtgtgtgtgtgtgtgtgtgtgtgtgtgtgtgtgtgtgtgtgtgtgtgtatgtgtgtgataaaagattataatatataaacgtgtgctaaaattatacattacggaatattaatattaaaatttcttggagagctttttttttacttactcGGCACAAGATCACCAAAGCCTATGGTGGTCATTGTTacaaagcaaaaataaaatccatcGAAAAAGTCCCAATCGTCCTCCCATAACATAAACATACCGGCGCCGCAGGCGAGGTATAGGAAGAGCAATATGATGGCGGCACAGGCGcctgtataagaaaaaaattattgatcagAACTAAAAATCGATCTAAATCTGCGAATTAAACTTACCGAGTGATCGTCGACCGGTTGCGTTTGTCGGAATAATGCACGAGAGT
It includes:
- the LOC140669293 gene encoding uncharacterized protein, yielding MTDPETPNEINTRTSSIVRIAYHQLSVMCGTHDPTAPTSVVATNAEASALRNAYAVTKDSHKSVAAILGSAEDGMRAGWRAIDNAVSVGLDFMKERMQLPPGQIASMMDGVRNIFTSALETFRVLFGGIKNRIEDLSVANKTQEEIRKASS